Genomic window (Actinomycetota bacterium):
ACGACCTCGTCTACGTGGCCGCATGGTTCTCCTCTTGGAGCTGGGTGATCTTTCTGGGCTTGCTGTCGTTCGCGATCCTGCTGTTCCCTTCCGGGGATCTTCCCGGCCCCCGCTGGCGGCTTCGCGCCAGGTTGATGTGGGCTGGTTTCGCGGCCGGCTGCCTTGCTTTCGCTCTCGCTCCGGGACCTTTGAACAACCTCCCCTCACACATCCAGAACCGCTACGCCCTCCCCGATACGGCGGCAACCGACGTCTTCGTCAGCCTCGGCACCGTCGCGTTCGTTGGGGCCCTACTTACGGCTGTCGCCGGGACGGTGCAGAGGTACCGGAGGTCCCGCGGTTTGCAACGCCAGCAGATGAAGTTGTTCGCGTTCGCAGCCGCGACGATGGGCGTCTCGCTGGTTCTCGCCGCCGTTTCAGGACCGCTTCCTACAGCGGTGGGCAACTTCCTAGAGATCTTCAGCAGTCTGGCGATGGTCTCGATCCCCGTGGCGATGACGGTTGCGATCCTCCGCTATCGCTTGTACGACATCGATGTCATCGTCAACCGGACCCTGGTCTACGGTGTCCTGAGCGCGATCCTCGCCGTCGGTTATCTGGGAACGGTCGTGATCCTGCAGACGGTGTTGGAGCCTCTGACGAGGGAGTCCGATCTTGCGGTCGCAGGGTCGACGCTGCTCGTCGCCGCCCTGTTCCGGCCGCTGCGCGCGAAGGTTCAGGGCTTCATCGACCAGCGGTTCTACCGGCGCAGATACGACGCCGCCGAGACCGTCCGCACGTTCGCGTCACGGTTGCGGGAACGCGTAGATCTCGAGGCGCTAACCGCGGAGCTCGTGGGCGTGGTGGGGGCGACGATGCAGCCGGCGCACGCGTCGGTGTGGCTGCGGGAGCCGGAGGGCCTCCGCTCATGAATCGCTACGAGATTCTGCGTATCCCTTGCCGTCGTAACGATTTCGAGACGCTGACCCTCTAGAAAGGAGTCACGATGACGCGATTCGGAAGAGCACTGCAGCGAGTGAGGCCCAAGGGACGCCGCGACCATGCCGGGCGTGACGTCAACGCGGTGACCGAGGTAGCTCAGTCTCCTCCGGTCGACATCGCCCCGAACGACCCGATCATCGCCTACTTCCAGAGCGCGTCGGGCGCCGTCGACGTCGACTCGCTTGAGCTGGAGTCGCCCGCGGTGACAGCGCTCAGGGAGGCGGGGGTGAAGCTCGTCGTCCCGCTGGTGGCCCAGGGCGAGCTGATCGGTCTCTTGAACCTCGGCCCCCGGCTGTCGGAGCGCGACTACTCGGGCGACGACCGCAAGCTCCTCGACAACCTTGCAGCACAGGCGGCACCGGCGGTTCGAGTGGGTCAGCTCGTCCAGGAGCAAGAGGCGCAGGTCCGGGACCGGGAGCGCCTCGAACAAGAGATGCGCGTCGCGACCCTGATCCAGCAGCAGTTCCTTCCCAAGGAGCTGCCGGAGCTCGCCGGCTGGCAGGTGTCGGCTTTCTACCGCCCCGCCCGCGCCGTCGGCGGTGACTTTTACGACTTCATCGAGCTGAGCGACGGCCGGATCGCGATCGTCGCCGGCGACGTGACCGACAAGGGTGTTCCGGCTGCTCTCGTGATGGCGTCGACGAGAAGCATCATCCGGGCGGAGGCCGAACGGCAGGTGTCGCCGTCCAAGGTGATGGAGCGGGCGAACGACCTGTTGTTCCCGGACATCCCGGCCCACATGTTCGTCACCTGTCTGTACGCGGTCCTCGACCCCCGCACCGGCAAGATCCAGTTCGCCAACGCCGGTCACAATCTCCCCTACGTCAGGACCGACGACGGAGTCGTTGAATTCCGCGCGACGGGGATGCCGCTTGGCCTGATGCCGGGAAGCAAGTACGAGGAGAAGGAAGCCACGCTGGGCGCAGGGGACACCATGCTCCTCCACAGCGACGGACTAGCGGAGGCCCACAGCACCGAAGGCGAGATGTTCGGCTTCCCGCGGATGCACGAGCTGATGACGGACGCGGACGGCGGTCAGGCTCTGATCGACAAGTTGCTGATGGAGCTGGACCGGTTCACGGCCGGCGTTGAAGAGCAGGAAGACGACATCACGCTGGTGACCGTGCAGCGCTCCGCCCACTCCCACTTCGCCGACGACGCGACCAACGGGTCCGAGCAGATAACGATGCCGGGCACGAACGGGCATCGGGTGCTCGCCGAGTTCCAACTCCCCAGCGACCCGGGCAACGAGCGCGAGGTGATGGACCGCGTGGCCGAGGCGGTCCGCCCGCTGGGGCTCCCGGCGCCGCGGCTCGAGAAGCTGAAGACCGCGGTGTCGGAGGCGGCCATGAACGCGATCGAACACGGCAACCACGGCGACTCGGCATTGGCGGTCGGTGTTCAGGTCCTTCTGTCGGACGACGACCTCAGGGTGCTGATCCGCGATTTCGGTGGCGGCGAAGAGATCCCCGAAGCCGAGACGCCCGACATCGAGGCGAAGCTCGCCGGCATCCAGAAACCGCGCGGCTGGGGTCTGTTCCTCATCAAGAACATGGTCGACGAGATGGAGGTCACGAGCGACGAGGTGCATCACACCGTGGAGCTCGTGCTCTATCTGAAAGGAGAGGACGATGGCAGCGACGCTCGCTGAAGCGCACCTCCGCATGGAAGGAAAGATCGCCGTGATCGACCTTTCCGGTGACATCAACCGTTCGGCGGAGCCGGTGATCAACGACGCCTACAACCAGGCTGTCGCCGCTGGTTGCACCAGCCTCGTCCTGAACTTCGCCGGTACCGAGTTCATCAACTCGACGGGGATCGCCGTGATCGTCGGGATGCTGGCGAAAGCTCGTCAGGAGGAGCGGACGGTGGCCGCATGCGGCCTCAGCGATCACTACCGCCACATCTTCGAGATCACGCGCCTGGCCGACTTCATGCCCATGTACGACGACGAAGTAGCAGCGCTCTCCAACGGTTCTTGAAGCGACTGTCCTAAGCACGAGAAAGGGATGACATGGCAGAGCTGAGAGTGAACATGACGACCCGCAAGGTCGGCGACAAGGTCAGCGTGATCGACATCAAGGGTGACGTCACCTCCGCTTCGGAAGGTGTGCTGATGGAGGCCTACGAAGAGGCCGGGGGCGAGAAGGCCAAGACCGTGGTCCTGAACTTCAGTGGGCTCGAGTACATGAACAGTGGTGGCATCGGGATGCTGGTGACCCTTCTCGTGCGCGCGAACAGGCACAAGCAGAAGCTTCTGGCTTGCGGGCTCAACGAGCACTACCGGCAGATCTTCGAGCTCACTCGGCTAGACGACGCGATCGGCATCTACGGCACCGAATCCGACGCACTCACCGCCGCCGGCGCGGCCTGAGCGAAAGGGGAACACACATGAGCGTCAGCCCCGAGACCCCGCAGCAGGGGACGCAGGATGCGCCACCGGTATCGCGCGACGCGGCCAACTGGGCAACGCCGGTCTCGGCCCTCAAGGTCGGGAACCTGCCGCAAGGAGCCGTGAACCTCAACGTCGAGGGGCGGAAGGTCTTGAGCCCGATCCAGGGGTTCGGGAAGATGTGGCAGAAGACCTACAAGGTTTCGGTCGGCTCCGTGGTCAGTCCCGAAGACGTGATCGCGGAGTGGAAGCAGAACTTCCCGATGTTCTGGCCCGCGAACAACTTCTTCTACGGCCCCGTCACGGGGATCGCGCCGGGCGAGGTCGCCGTGCTCAACCTGAGCATGCCGGGGAAGCTGAAGCTGTCCACGGGAGTGCTCGTCGTCTATGCAGATGACGAATCGTTCACGCTGATGGCTCCCGAGGGCCATATGTTCGCCGGATGGATCACGTTCAGCGCTTACCCGGACGCGCAAGGCAACACGGTCGCGCAAGCGCAACTATTGATCCGCTC
Coding sequences:
- a CDS encoding SpoIIE family protein phosphatase produces the protein MTRFGRALQRVRPKGRRDHAGRDVNAVTEVAQSPPVDIAPNDPIIAYFQSASGAVDVDSLELESPAVTALREAGVKLVVPLVAQGELIGLLNLGPRLSERDYSGDDRKLLDNLAAQAAPAVRVGQLVQEQEAQVRDRERLEQEMRVATLIQQQFLPKELPELAGWQVSAFYRPARAVGGDFYDFIELSDGRIAIVAGDVTDKGVPAALVMASTRSIIRAEAERQVSPSKVMERANDLLFPDIPAHMFVTCLYAVLDPRTGKIQFANAGHNLPYVRTDDGVVEFRATGMPLGLMPGSKYEEKEATLGAGDTMLLHSDGLAEAHSTEGEMFGFPRMHELMTDADGGQALIDKLLMELDRFTAGVEEQEDDITLVTVQRSAHSHFADDATNGSEQITMPGTNGHRVLAEFQLPSDPGNEREVMDRVAEAVRPLGLPAPRLEKLKTAVSEAAMNAIEHGNHGDSALAVGVQVLLSDDDLRVLIRDFGGGEEIPEAETPDIEAKLAGIQKPRGWGLFLIKNMVDEMEVTSDEVHHTVELVLYLKGEDDGSDAR
- a CDS encoding STAS domain-containing protein, with product MAATLAEAHLRMEGKIAVIDLSGDINRSAEPVINDAYNQAVAAGCTSLVLNFAGTEFINSTGIAVIVGMLAKARQEERTVAACGLSDHYRHIFEITRLADFMPMYDDEVAALSNGS
- a CDS encoding STAS domain-containing protein, giving the protein MAELRVNMTTRKVGDKVSVIDIKGDVTSASEGVLMEAYEEAGGEKAKTVVLNFSGLEYMNSGGIGMLVTLLVRANRHKQKLLACGLNEHYRQIFELTRLDDAIGIYGTESDALTAAGAA